One Tachysurus vachellii isolate PV-2020 chromosome 8, HZAU_Pvac_v1, whole genome shotgun sequence genomic window carries:
- the asmt gene encoding acetylserotonin O-methyltransferase: MNMAIAKEDIYPQKILDYMEGFMVSKTLFVACELGVFDHLHASEHPLTAEEVAQELGTNKDATERLLSACVGLELLITQSDEKGQVVYSNTDMSTMFLTKSSPRSLSHSIEYYSNTIYLCWRYLNDAVREGTNQYEKAFGVSSKDLFEALYRSEEEMVKFMQLMNSIWNVCGRDVISAFNLSQFRSIYDLGGCSGALAKQCVSIFPTCKVTIFDLPKVIRMCRKHFLFKEHERILFHEGDFFKDNLPEADLYILARILHDWTDERCVELLNKVYQACRPGGGVLVIESLLYEDKSGPLSTQLYTLNMLVQTEGRERRASEYTHLLNAAGFRDTHVHMTGKLYHSILARKQTHGSTITDEKMEVI; this comes from the exons atgaacatggCTATAGCTAAAGAAGACATTTATCCTCAGAAGATTCTGGACTACATGGAGGGTTTCATGGTGTCGAAG ACTCTGTTTGTGGCATGTGAGTTAGGAGTGTTTGACCATCTGCACGCCTCAGAGCACCCGCTAACCGCAGAGGAAGTGGCACAAGAATTGGGAACAAATAAAGATGCAACAGAGCGACTTTTATCAGCTTGTGTTGGACTCGAACTCCTAATCACACAGTCAGATGAAAAAGGGCAAG TTGTTTACAGTAACACAGATATGTCCACCATGTTTCTGACGAAATCGAGTCCGCGATCTCTTTCTCACTCCATCGAGTACTACTCCAACACTATTTACCTGTGCTGGCGTTACCTGAATGATGCAGTCAG AGAGGGAACGAATCAGTATGAGAAAGCTTTTGGTGTAAGCTCCAAAGATCTGTTTGAAGCCCTGTACAG GTCTGAGGAGGAAATGGTGAAGTTTATGCAGCTGATGAACTCCATCTGGAATGTCTGTGGTCGAGATGTGATCAGTGCCTTCAACCTTTCTCAGTTCAGGAGCATCTATGATCTCGGAG GCTGCAGTGGAGCTCTGGCGAAACAGTGTGTGTCGATTTTCCCCACGTGTAAAGTCACCATCTTTGATTTGCCGAAAGTCATAAGAATGTGCCGCAAACACTTCCTGTTTAAGGAGCACGAGAGAATATTGTTCCATGAAG gagactTTTTTAAGGATAATCTTCCTGAAGCTGATCTTTACATCCTGGCCAGGATTCTGCATGACTGGACAGATGAGCGGTGTGTAGAGCTGCTGAACAAAGTTTACCAAGCTTGCAGGCcag gaGGTGGTGTGTTAGTGATCGAGTCGCTCCTTTATGAAGATAAGAGCGGTCCTCTCTCCACTCAGCTCTACACACTGAACATGCTGGTTCAGACTGAGGGTCGAGAGCGCAGAGCGTCTGAGTACACACACCTGCTCAACGCTGCTGGGTTCAGAGACACACATGTCCACATGACGGGGAAACTCTACCACAGCATCCTCGCTCGCAAACAGACACACGGGTCCACCATCACAGACGAAAAGATGGAGGTTATCTGA